A section of the Rummeliibacillus pycnus genome encodes:
- a CDS encoding acyl-CoA dehydrogenase family protein, which translates to MSEIKDMLIDVVEKIFKDRVEKETVDLVEEGKWAENVWSILDDNGMLAVAISEEAGGAGGDLEDLLNIYRLIGKYAVPIPFVENTFANYLLELEQLPVTNHKITYVVNLNETLNLNDDQKVSGALSNVPWARHADELVAIAKGNDGDYLVKVSLKDAIVEPNINLACEPRDTVKLDQVNVLNKSTKAITPEKLQRLVEVETAAKIALMAGAIEKVNDLTVQYTKEREQFGRPIHRFQLVQQHLALLAGETVIVRTAVDNMIAALVENRYQDEVLLTRIRIDEAIKIVSTSAHQVHGAIGVTHEHNLHQYTRRLWSYRDEGVSQSDCSKIFANKLLQSNENLWESLTTVKKQFQTH; encoded by the coding sequence ATGAGTGAAATTAAAGATATGCTAATCGATGTTGTTGAGAAAATTTTCAAAGACCGTGTGGAGAAAGAAACAGTTGATCTAGTTGAAGAAGGGAAATGGGCAGAAAATGTTTGGTCAATTTTAGATGATAATGGCATGTTGGCTGTTGCAATCTCCGAAGAAGCAGGGGGTGCAGGGGGAGATTTAGAAGATCTATTAAATATTTATCGTTTAATTGGTAAATATGCAGTGCCAATTCCATTTGTTGAAAATACATTTGCAAATTATTTATTGGAACTTGAACAGCTACCAGTAACAAACCATAAAATTACCTATGTAGTCAATCTGAACGAGACATTAAATTTAAATGATGATCAGAAAGTAAGTGGTGCATTGTCAAATGTTCCTTGGGCTCGACATGCGGATGAACTTGTCGCAATTGCAAAAGGAAATGATGGAGATTACCTAGTGAAGGTTTCTCTAAAAGATGCAATTGTGGAACCAAATATCAATTTAGCTTGTGAGCCTCGGGATACAGTCAAACTTGATCAAGTTAATGTTTTAAACAAAAGTACAAAAGCAATTACACCAGAGAAATTGCAAAGACTTGTAGAGGTTGAAACGGCTGCAAAGATTGCATTAATGGCAGGCGCAATTGAAAAAGTTAATGATTTAACGGTACAGTACACAAAAGAGCGTGAACAATTTGGGCGCCCTATTCATCGATTCCAACTTGTACAACAACATTTAGCATTATTAGCTGGTGAAACCGTAATTGTTAGAACAGCAGTTGATAATATGATCGCAGCGTTAGTAGAAAATCGCTATCAAGATGAGGTTTTACTTACAAGGATTCGTATTGATGAAGCAATCAAAATCGTTTCTACTTCAGCTCATCAAGTACATGGTGCAATCGGTGTGACGCATGAGCACAATTTACATCAATATACAAGACGCCTATGGTCTTACCGAGATGAAGGTGTGTCCCAATCTGATTGTAGTAAAATCTTCGCAAACAAACTACTTCAATCAAATGAAAATCTTTGGGAAAGTTTAACGACTGTAAAAAAACAATTTCAAACACATTAA
- a CDS encoding class I SAM-dependent methyltransferase, with protein sequence MFNDYLNLLANFGIGGAHPGGFPLTLAIFEKEKIQPNHHVLDLGCGTGQTAAFLGENFGCKVTAIDIHPMMIEKAKKRFANEELDINTILGDVQNMDFDDHSFDFILSESVISFTNIQKTLNEIVRVLKEDGCVLMIEMVAEQSLSDDIKEQITKLYGIDEVLTEKEWCAYLKQAGFTKIIEIRTPSLLIPSDIDDMDHSENISMALYDKWDEHNQFIEQNGHHLGYRAFKCYLR encoded by the coding sequence ATGTTTAATGACTATTTGAATCTGTTGGCTAATTTTGGAATAGGAGGTGCACACCCAGGAGGTTTTCCGTTAACATTAGCTATTTTTGAAAAGGAAAAAATACAGCCTAATCACCATGTACTCGATCTAGGATGTGGTACCGGACAAACAGCAGCTTTTTTAGGGGAAAACTTTGGGTGTAAAGTGACCGCAATAGATATTCATCCAATGATGATTGAAAAAGCCAAAAAAAGATTTGCCAATGAAGAACTTGATATAAACACTATTTTAGGTGATGTACAAAATATGGATTTTGATGATCATTCTTTTGACTTTATTCTTTCTGAATCGGTTATTTCCTTTACAAATATTCAAAAGACTTTAAATGAAATAGTTAGAGTGTTAAAAGAAGATGGTTGTGTGCTGATGATTGAAATGGTAGCAGAACAATCTTTATCTGATGATATAAAAGAGCAGATTACTAAGCTTTATGGTATCGATGAAGTATTAACAGAAAAAGAATGGTGTGCATATTTAAAGCAAGCTGGATTTACAAAAATAATCGAAATTCGTACGCCTTCTTTGCTGATTCCAAGTGATATCGATGATATGGATCACTCTGAGAATATTTCTATGGCGCTTTATGATAAATGGGATGAGCACAATCAATTTATCGAGCAAAATGGTCATCATTTAGGCTATCGTGCATTTAAATGTTATTTAAGATAA
- a CDS encoding FeoB-associated Cys-rich membrane protein, with product MIANIIIGILIFGYAGWTIYRHVQKSKEGKCGSCELKSNCKCSCDTVSMHSNTKKHIQSLNK from the coding sequence ATGATCGCCAATATTATAATTGGAATTCTTATTTTTGGATATGCGGGTTGGACGATTTATCGACATGTTCAAAAAAGTAAAGAAGGTAAATGTGGATCTTGTGAATTGAAAAGCAATTGTAAATGTAGTTGTGATACAGTTTCGATGCATTCTAATACTAAAAAACATATACAATCATTGAATAAATAA
- a CDS encoding DUF2268 domain-containing protein, translating to MSVIQTQKWLYDFVDQCKKKSIMDIASVQREVLCTPLKKVFPKVNPQAMQYELFNHGLFEPYEWFKIETITNELEKQNIWKVVEKEYQNLKTLWNGPEIPIYIFPIKKGMIGFGSRMRKNGVAYKEALFLFLSTDLTIEEVKAMLAHEYNHVCRINLINIPPEKIPLKDSLIIEGLGEYAVKDLHGEKLLAPWTNLYSFDQAVDLWKRHFLPSLNLKGLKNHYPYLYGQKGSPLPKWIGYSIGYQIVNSYQEKNGPFKNNELYKKSTDTILKGSKFPTNN from the coding sequence TTGTCAGTTATTCAAACTCAAAAATGGCTTTATGACTTTGTGGATCAATGTAAAAAAAAGTCCATTATGGATATAGCTTCTGTACAACGTGAAGTTCTCTGTACTCCTTTAAAAAAGGTATTTCCAAAAGTAAATCCTCAAGCTATGCAATATGAACTGTTTAATCATGGATTATTCGAGCCTTATGAATGGTTTAAAATAGAAACCATTACAAATGAATTGGAAAAACAAAATATTTGGAAAGTAGTAGAAAAAGAATACCAGAACTTAAAAACTTTATGGAATGGACCCGAAATCCCTATTTACATCTTCCCAATAAAAAAAGGAATGATAGGATTTGGGAGTAGAATGCGTAAAAATGGTGTTGCTTATAAAGAAGCATTATTTCTTTTTCTTTCAACAGATTTAACAATAGAAGAAGTGAAAGCCATGCTAGCCCATGAATATAACCATGTTTGTCGTATCAATTTGATTAATATACCACCCGAAAAAATTCCGTTGAAGGATTCACTAATTATTGAAGGACTTGGCGAATATGCTGTAAAGGATCTGCACGGAGAAAAATTATTAGCTCCTTGGACAAATCTTTATTCATTTGATCAAGCTGTTGATCTTTGGAAAAGACACTTTCTTCCCTCTCTAAATCTTAAAGGATTAAAAAATCATTACCCTTATTTATATGGTCAAAAAGGTAGCCCCTTACCTAAATGGATTGGGTATTCTATTGGTTATCAAATTGTTAATAGTTATCAAGAAAAGAATGGTCCTTTCAAAAATAACGAATTATACAAAAAATCTACCGATACGATTTTAAAAGGTTCTAAATTTCCAACAAATAACTAA
- a CDS encoding acyl-CoA dehydrogenase family protein, with protein sequence MKLPTVRFTEEQERFRLEVRSFLQKELEKGTYETKCDSWLSGSNPSFSKLIGEQGWIGLTWPKQYGGQERSSIDRYILTEEFLAIGAPVAAHWIADRQTGPLLLRYGTEEQKSYFLPKIAKGECYFAIGLSEPNSGSDLASVSTRAEKVEGGWIVNGSKTWTSNAHDAHFMITLVRTEPFDGVKKHNGLSQLIIDLHAEGVSIVPIKYLTGEAHFNEVFFENVFVPDNRVVGTLGNGWKQGLAELAFERSGPERILSTFPLLEELMAELRRQSDIDGLTQVSKLVAQLWSLRNLSIGVAKVLEEGGEVAIPAALVKAVGTKFEQSIPEIARLLVSTYPRKDADRKLDRLLAESILHSPGFTIRGGTTEILYGIIAKGVVAG encoded by the coding sequence ATGAAGTTACCGACAGTGCGATTTACGGAAGAACAAGAGCGATTTCGTTTAGAAGTACGTTCCTTTCTACAAAAGGAACTTGAAAAAGGAACATATGAGACAAAATGCGATTCTTGGTTGAGTGGTAGTAATCCGTCTTTTTCAAAACTTATTGGGGAACAAGGATGGATCGGTTTGACATGGCCAAAACAATATGGTGGTCAGGAACGTAGCTCCATTGATCGTTATATTCTAACGGAAGAGTTTTTAGCAATTGGTGCACCGGTAGCAGCACATTGGATAGCAGACAGACAAACTGGACCACTTCTTTTGCGATATGGTACTGAGGAGCAGAAATCCTATTTTTTACCGAAAATTGCAAAAGGTGAATGTTATTTTGCTATTGGCTTAAGTGAACCTAATAGTGGTTCAGATTTAGCTTCTGTAAGTACGAGAGCAGAAAAAGTAGAGGGTGGATGGATTGTCAATGGCTCGAAGACTTGGACAAGTAATGCACATGATGCCCATTTTATGATTACCCTTGTAAGAACAGAACCTTTCGATGGGGTAAAGAAACATAATGGTTTAAGTCAACTGATTATTGACTTGCATGCTGAAGGCGTAAGTATTGTGCCGATTAAATATTTAACAGGTGAGGCCCATTTTAACGAGGTATTTTTCGAAAACGTTTTCGTTCCTGATAATAGAGTTGTTGGAACACTCGGTAACGGTTGGAAACAAGGTCTTGCTGAGTTAGCGTTTGAACGTAGTGGTCCTGAAAGAATATTAAGTACATTTCCACTCTTAGAAGAGTTAATGGCTGAATTAAGACGCCAAAGTGATATTGATGGGTTAACTCAAGTATCAAAACTTGTTGCTCAATTATGGAGTTTAAGAAATTTATCAATTGGTGTTGCAAAAGTACTTGAAGAAGGTGGAGAAGTTGCCATTCCTGCTGCATTAGTAAAGGCAGTTGGTACAAAATTTGAGCAAAGTATCCCAGAAATTGCACGCTTATTAGTATCAACTTATCCTCGAAAAGACGCGGATCGTAAATTGGATCGATTATTAGCAGAATCAATTCTACATTCTCCTGGCTTTACAATTAGGGGCGGGACAACAGAGATACTATATGGAATTATTGCGAAAGGGGTTGTAGCTGGATGA
- a CDS encoding enoyl-CoA hydratase/isomerase family protein, translating to MADLLFEIQDHIATITLNRPNSMNAFSEEMILSWIKALETVRDSDDIRVLIVKGNGKCFCAGGDIKAMNADKGFFESSDDVTSTALARKNSLWKKVQRVPLLLEEIDKPVIAQVHGFAFGAGLDMALMCDIRIVAESTKLSESYINVGIVPGDGGAYFLPKLVGIDQALDMLWTARVLTAQEAKEKGLVTFVVPDNELEQFTEEYASKLANAPTTVIQLTKRAVYQSQSMSLRSSLDYISSKMGLVTELPDYKEGVKAIVEKRRAVFNK from the coding sequence ATGGCTGACTTACTATTTGAAATCCAGGATCATATTGCAACAATTACCTTAAATCGTCCGAATAGCATGAATGCTTTTAGTGAGGAAATGATATTAAGTTGGATTAAGGCATTAGAAACTGTTCGAGATTCAGATGATATTCGAGTGCTAATTGTAAAAGGAAACGGTAAATGCTTCTGTGCGGGTGGTGATATAAAGGCTATGAATGCTGATAAAGGATTTTTTGAAAGTTCTGATGATGTCACATCAACAGCACTAGCGCGAAAAAATTCTTTATGGAAGAAAGTACAGCGTGTCCCTCTATTGCTAGAAGAAATTGATAAGCCTGTGATTGCACAAGTACATGGCTTTGCATTTGGCGCAGGTTTAGATATGGCATTAATGTGCGATATTCGTATCGTTGCAGAATCCACTAAATTATCAGAAAGCTATATCAACGTCGGTATTGTCCCTGGCGATGGAGGCGCATATTTTTTACCGAAACTTGTGGGAATTGATCAGGCTTTAGATATGCTATGGACTGCACGAGTGTTAACAGCTCAAGAGGCTAAAGAGAAGGGGTTAGTCACATTTGTTGTTCCTGACAATGAACTTGAACAATTTACAGAAGAATATGCATCTAAATTAGCGAATGCTCCAACAACCGTTATTCAACTCACTAAACGAGCTGTGTATCAAAGTCAATCTATGAGTTTACGTTCATCATTAGACTATATTTCTTCAAAAATGGGTCTGGTAACAGAATTACCAGATTACAAAGAAGGAGTAAAAGCGATAGTTGAAAAAAGAAGAGCAGTTTTTAATAAGTAA
- a CDS encoding CaiB/BaiF CoA transferase family protein yields MKQPLEGIRILDLSRVYAAPAGSMILADLGAEVTRIEHPNGMDSTRDWGPYINGQSTYYLCANRNKKSMILNLKDEADLQILKELLVDADVIVENFKTGDMEKMGLGYEECKKLNPRIIYCSVTGFGHTGPLAAEPGFDPVIQAMSGLMDVTGAIDGEPTKVGIPIADILTAHYVAISILAALRMRDFTNEGQSIDLSLLDVQISNLANVASSYLNGGTISKRLGNSHNNVAPYQVFHCSDGPLMVCVGSDRQFEKFCKMIDREEWVLDERYKTNTRRKENEGELVEKIAEILIQKTRDEWIEQLQKYKIPGGRVNTIAEALEQPQIIARNMIGEIEHPQYGKVKFVKNPMQFSGLNIDYKLAPPILGEHTNQFLPLTSERKNG; encoded by the coding sequence ATGAAACAACCATTAGAAGGTATACGTATTCTAGATCTATCTCGTGTTTATGCTGCACCGGCAGGATCAATGATATTGGCGGACTTAGGTGCTGAAGTTACTCGTATAGAACATCCTAATGGTATGGATAGTACACGTGATTGGGGACCATATATCAATGGTCAAAGTACGTATTATCTTTGTGCCAATCGAAATAAAAAATCCATGATATTAAATTTAAAGGATGAAGCGGATCTTCAAATTCTTAAGGAACTTCTCGTTGATGCAGATGTCATAGTAGAAAATTTTAAAACAGGCGACATGGAAAAGATGGGCTTAGGATACGAGGAATGTAAGAAACTTAATCCGCGAATCATTTATTGTTCGGTTACTGGATTCGGTCATACAGGTCCGCTGGCAGCAGAACCTGGTTTTGATCCAGTCATTCAGGCAATGAGTGGATTAATGGATGTTACAGGTGCAATAGATGGGGAGCCGACAAAAGTGGGTATCCCAATTGCCGATATTTTAACAGCTCATTATGTTGCCATTAGCATTTTAGCTGCTTTACGAATGCGCGATTTTACAAATGAGGGACAAAGTATTGATTTATCATTATTAGATGTACAAATTAGCAACTTGGCAAATGTGGCAAGTAGTTATTTAAATGGCGGAACCATTTCGAAAAGGTTAGGTAATAGTCATAATAATGTGGCGCCTTACCAAGTATTTCATTGTTCGGATGGTCCGTTAATGGTATGTGTTGGAAGTGATCGTCAATTTGAAAAGTTTTGTAAGATGATTGATAGGGAAGAATGGGTTTTGGATGAACGGTATAAAACGAATACAAGACGTAAAGAAAATGAGGGAGAGCTTGTTGAGAAAATAGCGGAAATCCTCATTCAAAAAACAAGAGATGAGTGGATCGAACAATTACAAAAATATAAAATTCCAGGCGGCCGCGTAAATACAATTGCCGAAGCTTTAGAACAGCCACAAATCATTGCAAGGAATATGATTGGGGAGATCGAACATCCACAATATGGAAAAGTGAAATTTGTCAAGAATCCGATGCAATTTTCTGGATTAAACATTGATTATAAATTAGCACCTCCGATTCTTGGTGAACATACCAATCAATTCTTACCATTAACTTCAGAGCGTAAAAATGGATAA
- a CDS encoding IclR family transcriptional regulator, which translates to MNKENNSNNYTMQSVQKAIKVLNAFSKEEPQLSLTELHKKTGIAISSLQRFVTTLVCEGFLHKDERTKQYQLGLSLLFLGRLVEEESSLLTVTKPILRKLNETTGESVSLNVIDGKERRCILNFESTFTLSTKTYVGDSSPLYAGASSKSLLAFLPKDELEHYIDEIDLIPITENTIITKEHLRESLMEIRHQGYAISNSERVKGAFSVSAPIRLADGRPVASITIVIPVVRIDDYDQTELIESVLTATKAIEAQLY; encoded by the coding sequence ATGAACAAAGAAAATAATAGCAATAACTACACCATGCAGTCAGTACAGAAAGCTATTAAAGTATTAAATGCTTTTAGTAAAGAAGAACCCCAGCTTTCATTGACCGAACTGCATAAAAAAACAGGAATTGCTATATCAAGTCTACAACGTTTCGTTACTACACTGGTATGTGAAGGGTTTTTACATAAAGATGAACGAACGAAACAATATCAGTTAGGATTATCTTTGCTTTTCCTAGGTAGACTTGTAGAAGAAGAGTCTAGTTTGTTAACAGTAACAAAGCCAATATTAAGGAAGCTAAATGAGACAACAGGTGAAAGTGTTTCTCTTAATGTAATTGATGGTAAAGAGCGTAGGTGTATATTAAACTTTGAAAGTACTTTTACATTAAGTACCAAAACTTATGTAGGGGATTCATCTCCACTATATGCAGGTGCGTCTTCAAAGAGTTTACTTGCTTTTTTACCTAAAGATGAGTTGGAACATTATATAGATGAAATTGATTTAATTCCGATTACAGAAAATACGATTATCACGAAGGAACATTTAAGGGAAAGTTTAATGGAGATTCGACATCAAGGGTATGCGATTAGCAATAGTGAACGAGTAAAGGGGGCGTTTTCCGTTAGTGCCCCTATTCGATTGGCTGATGGTCGACCAGTAGCTTCCATTACGATTGTTATTCCAGTTGTAAGAATCGATGATTATGATCAAACAGAACTAATTGAAAGTGTACTTACGGCAACCAAAGCAATTGAAGCACAACTTTACTAG
- a CDS encoding glycine--tRNA ligase: MVKTMENIVSLAKHRGFVFPGSEIYGGLANTWDYGPLGVELKNNVKKAWWQKFVQESQYNVGLDAAILMNPKTWVASGHVGNFNDPMIDCKHCKSRHRADKLIEEAALAKGEEIIVDGMPFDKMAEVLKQYDVHCPDCGEQDFTEIRQFNLMFKTFQGVTEESTNEIFLRPETAQGIFVNFKNVQRSMRKRTPFGIAQIGKSFRNEITPGNFTFRTREFEQMELEFFCKPGTELEWHAYWKEFCKNWLLNLSMNEDSMRLRDHEEEELSHYSNATTDIEFKFPFGWGELWGVASRTDFDLKRHMEHSGEDFTYIDPISNERYVPYCIEPSLGADRVTLAFLCDAYDEEELEGGDTRTVLHLHPALAPFKAAVLPLSKKLSEQATEVWAELRKAFPVDYDESQSIGKRYRRQDEIGTPFCITFDFDSIEDGQVTVRHRDSMEQTRMPIVEVKAYIEKHLAF; the protein is encoded by the coding sequence ATGGTAAAAACAATGGAAAACATCGTAAGCTTAGCCAAACATCGTGGCTTTGTCTTCCCTGGTTCAGAAATTTATGGAGGTTTAGCAAACACTTGGGATTACGGTCCTCTAGGTGTTGAACTTAAAAACAATGTAAAAAAAGCATGGTGGCAAAAATTCGTACAAGAATCACAATATAATGTAGGTCTTGATGCAGCAATTTTAATGAATCCAAAAACTTGGGTAGCATCAGGTCACGTTGGTAACTTCAACGACCCTATGATTGATTGTAAACATTGTAAATCTCGTCACCGTGCAGATAAATTAATCGAGGAAGCTGCTCTTGCTAAAGGTGAAGAAATTATCGTAGATGGTATGCCTTTTGACAAAATGGCAGAAGTGTTAAAACAATATGATGTTCACTGTCCTGATTGTGGTGAACAAGATTTTACTGAAATCCGTCAATTTAACCTTATGTTCAAAACATTCCAAGGTGTTACAGAAGAATCAACAAACGAAATTTTCTTACGCCCAGAAACTGCACAAGGTATTTTCGTTAACTTTAAAAACGTTCAACGTTCTATGCGTAAACGTACTCCATTTGGTATTGCTCAAATCGGTAAATCATTCCGTAACGAAATTACTCCTGGTAACTTTACTTTCCGTACACGTGAATTTGAACAAATGGAACTTGAATTCTTCTGCAAACCAGGTACAGAACTTGAATGGCATGCCTACTGGAAAGAATTCTGTAAAAACTGGTTATTAAATTTAAGCATGAATGAAGATTCTATGCGTCTTCGCGATCACGAAGAGGAAGAACTTTCTCACTATTCAAATGCTACAACTGATATCGAATTTAAATTCCCATTCGGTTGGGGCGAACTATGGGGTGTCGCTTCTCGTACAGATTTCGACTTAAAACGCCATATGGAACATTCAGGTGAAGATTTCACTTATATTGACCCAATTTCAAACGAACGTTATGTACCATATTGTATCGAACCTTCTCTTGGTGCTGACCGTGTTACTTTAGCATTCTTATGTGATGCATATGATGAAGAAGAATTGGAAGGCGGAGATACACGTACTGTACTTCACTTACACCCTGCATTAGCACCATTTAAAGCAGCTGTATTGCCACTTTCTAAAAAATTATCAGAACAAGCTACAGAAGTATGGGCAGAATTACGTAAAGCATTCCCAGTCGATTATGATGAATCACAATCAATTGGTAAACGCTACCGTCGTCAAGACGAAATCGGTACACCATTCTGTATCACATTCGATTTTGATTCAATTGAAGACGGTCAAGTAACCGTTCGCCACCGCGACTCAATGGAACAAACACGTATGCCGATTGTTGAGGTTAAAGCCTATATTGAAAAGCATTTAGCATTCTAA
- a CDS encoding FeoA family protein — protein sequence MSLNELKLGEKAVIKNLSNLNRYVKRRLLDLGILEGEEIMLKNRMPFHGPFMLEHNGQILGIRYKEATLIEIEQS from the coding sequence GTGTCTCTTAATGAGTTAAAACTTGGAGAAAAAGCAGTAATTAAAAACCTATCAAATTTAAATAGATATGTAAAAAGAAGATTGTTAGATCTTGGAATTTTAGAAGGTGAAGAAATAATGTTAAAGAATCGTATGCCATTTCATGGTCCATTTATGCTTGAACATAATGGACAAATTTTAGGGATTCGCTATAAAGAAGCAACATTAATTGAGATTGAACAATCATGA
- the feoB gene encoding ferrous iron transport protein B has product MINIALVGNPNTGKTSLFNYLTGSYEFVGNWSGVTVEKKVGTLKNKTGHLIDLPGIYTLSPLSKDESVVSNYFISESFNGIVNIVDASQLERNLVLTIQLLEYGKPIVIGLNMSDVAKQRGISLNEEKLSKALHSPVVSIVARSGKGCNLIMDKLSSIETENQKPLELDYGKIVETGIKKLLSLIPSKTVLPLPQRWLALQFFEGNQTVRNHLKTITTDEKLDEVYKEVEEQVKTSYKVKSLSQWIYKVRKDYISSILEQALEKQKSDQIPLTERIDAVVTNKFLGIPIFLLCMFFMFKLTFDWLGTPLSDLIDQFISGSLTDWLTTFLQALGTSKFIQSLILDGIVAGVGGVIVFVPQIFILFLFISFLEDSGYMARAALVMDKLMEAVGLNGKAFIPMIIGFGCNVPGVMAARTIEQPKERLITILLTPLMSCSARLPVYALFVGAFFAKYQTIIVFSLYVLGIVLALLMAKLFSKTLLKKETSIFVVELPPYRIPQTKTLLLSTWDKGKGFIRKAGTFIFGGSVAIWLLSYAGPGGFGVEMDDSFLAKIGGLFAPILAPLGFGTWQAGASLLTGFLAKEVVVSSMNIIYHAPNMDSLQGLLTQAYTPLSALTFVVFILLYVPCLATVGTIKKETGSTKWTYFAVIYALILAYIVSFIIYQCGKLLGF; this is encoded by the coding sequence ATGATCAATATTGCATTAGTTGGCAACCCGAATACAGGAAAAACCTCATTATTTAATTATCTAACGGGTTCATATGAATTTGTTGGCAACTGGAGTGGGGTTACAGTTGAAAAGAAAGTTGGCACATTAAAAAATAAAACCGGACATCTCATTGATTTGCCTGGTATTTATACGTTAAGCCCTTTATCAAAAGATGAAAGTGTTGTGTCAAATTATTTTATTTCAGAATCCTTTAATGGCATTGTAAATATAGTGGATGCTTCTCAATTAGAACGAAATTTAGTATTAACGATTCAACTCCTTGAATATGGAAAACCAATTGTAATTGGGTTGAACATGTCAGATGTTGCAAAACAAAGAGGTATTTCTTTAAATGAAGAAAAACTTTCAAAAGCTTTACATTCTCCAGTTGTTTCGATTGTTGCACGTTCTGGTAAAGGCTGTAACTTAATAATGGATAAACTTTCTTCTATTGAGACAGAAAATCAAAAACCATTGGAACTGGATTATGGGAAAATAGTCGAAACGGGTATAAAAAAGCTACTTTCACTCATCCCTTCAAAGACTGTTCTACCTCTTCCACAAAGATGGCTTGCCCTTCAATTTTTTGAAGGAAACCAAACAGTACGAAATCATTTAAAAACAATTACTACCGATGAGAAATTAGATGAAGTTTATAAAGAAGTCGAAGAACAAGTAAAAACTTCCTATAAAGTTAAAAGTCTGTCTCAATGGATTTATAAGGTTAGAAAAGATTATATTTCTTCTATTTTAGAACAGGCTTTAGAGAAACAAAAATCAGATCAAATTCCTTTAACGGAACGCATTGATGCAGTCGTTACAAATAAATTTCTAGGCATTCCTATCTTCTTATTATGTATGTTTTTCATGTTCAAATTAACATTTGACTGGTTAGGGACACCCCTTTCAGATTTAATTGATCAATTTATATCTGGTTCTTTAACGGATTGGTTAACTACATTCCTTCAAGCTCTAGGAACATCTAAGTTTATTCAATCATTAATACTCGATGGGATTGTAGCAGGTGTTGGTGGTGTAATCGTATTTGTGCCTCAGATTTTCATTCTATTTCTCTTTATATCCTTTCTTGAAGACTCAGGGTATATGGCACGAGCAGCACTTGTGATGGATAAGCTAATGGAAGCTGTAGGTTTGAATGGTAAAGCCTTTATACCAATGATTATTGGCTTTGGTTGTAATGTACCAGGTGTTATGGCAGCTCGAACAATTGAACAACCAAAAGAACGTTTAATCACGATTCTATTAACCCCTTTGATGTCTTGTTCAGCCAGGTTGCCAGTTTATGCGTTATTTGTAGGTGCTTTTTTTGCAAAATACCAAACGATTATTGTATTTTCTCTATATGTTTTAGGGATTGTGTTAGCACTTCTTATGGCTAAATTATTCTCTAAGACTTTGCTTAAAAAAGAAACTTCCATATTCGTTGTGGAATTACCACCTTATCGAATTCCACAAACAAAGACTTTACTACTAAGTACTTGGGATAAAGGAAAAGGCTTTATCCGTAAAGCTGGTACCTTTATATTCGGTGGTTCTGTTGCTATTTGGTTATTATCTTATGCTGGTCCAGGTGGATTTGGCGTAGAAATGGACGATAGTTTCCTTGCTAAAATTGGTGGTCTATTTGCACCGATACTTGCACCATTAGGATTTGGCACTTGGCAAGCAGGTGCATCACTATTAACTGGATTTTTGGCAAAAGAAGTGGTTGTATCAAGTATGAACATTATTTATCATGCTCCGAATATGGATAGCTTACAAGGATTATTAACACAAGCCTATACACCACTTTCTGCACTTACTTTTGTTGTATTTATCCTGCTGTATGTTCCTTGTTTGGCTACTGTCGGTACAATTAAAAAGGAAACAGGCTCTACAAAATGGACATACTTTGCAGTTATTTACGCATTGATATTAGCATATATTGTTTCATTTATCATTTATCAATGTGGTAAGCTATTAGGTTTCTAA